One Setaria italica strain Yugu1 chromosome II, Setaria_italica_v2.0, whole genome shotgun sequence DNA segment encodes these proteins:
- the LOC101786909 gene encoding glutelin-2 has translation MKAILAALALLALAVSATSTHTCPCHQQPPPQTYPHQQPPILTQCGELLRQQCSPTPTPYCSPQCQMLRQQCCQQIRLVEPQHQYNAIYTMVYQMVQQQQPPYGGGVQGQQVGVVAAQIAQQLTATCGMHQQPPYGGVPY, from the coding sequence ATGAAGGCGATCCTCGCTGCCCTGGCTCTCCTGGCCCTCGCCGTGAGCGCCACCTCCACGCACACGTGCCCGTGCCatcagcagccgccgccgcagacgtATCCCCACCAGCAGCCGCCGATCCTGACCCAGTGCGGCGAGCTGCTGAGGCAGCAGTGCagcccgacgccgacgcccTACTGCTCGCCGCAGTGCCAGATGCTCCGGCAGCAGTGCTGCCAGCAAATCAGGCTGGTGGAGCCCCAGCACCAGTACAACGCCATCTACACCATGGTCTACCAGatggtgcagcagcagcagccgccctACGGCGGCGGGGTCCAGGGCCAGcaggtgggggtggtggcggcgcagatCGCGCAGCAGCTGACGGCGACGTGCGGCATGCACCAGCAGCCTCCCTATGGCGGCGTCCCCTACTGA
- the LOC101786115 gene encoding E3 ubiquitin-protein ligase AIP2 — translation MSTTATDEAALEARLQALRQRLGKKQHFEEAVANLAAVVRDRYAGASPALRKSMYSTVCRVATVLQTRYTAPGFWRAGLNLFVGAEKLVTNPAEKEQLKSCISRAREHLDEKENEDSMPSNREADTRFLFEGHLTVGQEPPPPAWLVADNLARELSILTESSGDQDGNNNRRESRAEDIAPAIMNFLETISGDRDLETALEESLQGIIEHPPRAPPASKEVVANLPVLTVTEEVIARLGSETECAVCRENLVVGDKMQELPCKHLFHPPCLKPWLDENNSCPICRHELRTDDHVYESRKEREKEEEEDRRGAANAVRGGEFMYI, via the exons AtgtcgacgacggcgacggacGAGGCGGCGTTGGAGGCGCGCCTCCAGGCGCTGCGGCAGAGGCTCGGGAAGAAGCAGCACTTCGAGGAGGCAGTCGCCAACCTCGCCGCCGTGGTCCGGGACCGCTACGCCGGCGCCTCCCCCGCCCTCCGCAAATCG ATGTACTCCACTGTTTGCCGTGTTGCAACAGTGCTCCAGACTAGATATACAGCTCCTGGATTTTGGCGTGCTGGTCTGAACCTCTTTGTCGGAGCAGAGAAGCTGGTAACTAATCCTGCTGAAAAGGAGCAGTTGAAGAGCTGTATTTCGAGGGCTCGGGAGCATCttgatgaaaaagaaaatgaggatTCTATGCCAAGCAACAGGGAAGCAG ACACCAGATTTCTTTTTGAAGGGCACCTTACTGTAGGACAGGAACCTCCACCTCCAGCATGGCTTGTTGCTGATAATTTAGCACGGGAATTGAGCATACTAACTGAATCCTCTGGGGATCAAGATGGGAACAACAATAGGAGGGAGTCTAGAGCCGAGGATATTGCACCTGCTATAATGAACTTCTTAGAAACCATATCAGGAGACAGGGATCTAGAAACTGCCTTGGAAGAATCACTGCAG GGTATCATTGAGCATCCACCCAGGGCACCCCCAGCTTCAAAGGAAGTTGTTGCCAATTTACCTGTCCTAACAGTTACTGAAGAAGTCATTGCCAGATTGGGTAGTGAGACGGAGTGTGCTGTTTGCCGTGAAAACTTGGTTGTCGGCGACAAAATGCAGGAGCTGCCGTGCAAGCATCTTTTCCATCCTCCGTGCCTGAAGCCATGGCTG gACGAGAACAACTCGTGCCCGATCTGCCGGCATGAGCTGAGGACGGATGACCATGTGTACGAGAGCAGGAAGGAGCGcgaaaaggaagaggaggaagacagGAGGGGAGCGGCGAATGCTGTTAGGGGTGGGGAATTCATGTATATCTGA
- the LOC101786517 gene encoding AT-rich interactive domain-containing protein 4, with amino-acid sequence MSQIQSFSRSNCVLLAVLCGKHAEKRVTAAKSGPEAKRLRPSYPFPELSSVGRLEVHTLFNPTPEQFLEAQRVVQPNFLYIQGEQLEDEKEIGSLVWGDADVSDPQAFSTLISPPFPTIVYLEVPIGEKLAQAVHSKGIPYVIYWRNSFSSYAASHFRHALMSVIQSSVSHTWDAFQLAHASFRLYCVRNNHVQSVKLGPRLLGDAPKINISAPETETVDEEGSSEVTPAIKIYDEEITMKLLLCGVPCTLDPCLLGSLEDGLNALLNIEIRGSKLQNRISASPPPLEAASLPRGMVTMRCDISTCSSSHVSLLVSGSAQTCFDDQLLESHIKNEIIEKSQLVRALSNNEDKLSSSEPLTSMSTACGASTFEVWMTLPKWAAQVLKHLAPEISYRSLVALGIGCINGTPVASFERRDADRLLFFCSSQSKDLANENGPYFHLPRWSASLTKDRTKVASESRPNLLGANGVLEDKKHLTEGPSSFPSSQAKLKPATMRPIPHSRKQQMHPFMGLPETGLHDTSLVKPSLPAAPPVKHSLVSSAPTTHRKSTSGPSHTPSVIQLNPLPMKKHGCDRLPIQVCSEEDFLKDVMQFLIQRGHNRLVPHGGLAEFPDAILNAKRLDLYNLYKEVVSRGGFYVGNGINWKGQVFSKMRNHTATNRMTGVGNTLKRHYETYLLEYELAHDDVDGECCLLCHSSAPGDWVNCGLCGEWAHFGCDRRQGLGTFKDYAKTDGLEYICPHCSLANYKKKPPPPKVANGFANTASVSRNV; translated from the exons ATGTCTCAAATCCAGAGCTTCTCGCGGAGCAACTGCGTGCTCCTCGCCGTGCTGTGTGGGAAGCACGCCGAGAAGCGTGTGACGGCAGCGAAGTCCGGGCCGGAGGCGAAGCGGCTGCGGCCGTCGTACCCGTTCCCTGAGCTTAGCTCGGTCGGGAGATTGGAG GTGCACACTCTGTTCAATCCTACTCCCGAGCAGTTCCTTGAGGCGCAGCGAGTGGTGCAGCCCAACTTCTTGTACATCCAGGGGGAGCAGCTCGAGGATGAGAAGGAGATTGGCTCGCTTGTGTGGGGGGACGCCGACGTCTCCGATCCACAGGCGTTTAGCACTCTCATTAGCCCACCATTCCCCACGATA GTTTATCTGGAAGTTCCTATTGGTGAAAAACTTGCCCAAGCAGTTCATTCGAAG GGGATCCCGTATGTAATATACTGGAGAAATTCATTCTCATCTTATGCAGCATCTCATTTTCGCCATGCACTGATGTCAGTAATTCAAAG TTCGGTGAGCCATACATGGGATGCTTTTCAGCTTGCTCATGCATCATTCCGTTTATATTGTGTAAGAAACAATCATGTGCAAAGTGTTAAACTTGGTCCTCGTCTCCTGGGGGATGCTCCAAAAATAAATATAAGTGCACCTGAGACTGAGACTGTTGATGAAGAAGGTTCTTCTGAAGTGACCCCGGCTATAAAAATATATGATGAAGAAATCACCATGAAATTACTTCTCTGTGGAGTGCCATGCACCTTG GATCCTTGTTTATTGGGCTCTTTAGAAGACGGTCTGAATGCACTTCTGAATATTGAA ATTCGTGGGAGCAAACTGCAGAACCGAATCAG TGCCTCTCCGCCACCTCTTGAAGCCGCATCATTACCACGTGGGATGGTTACTATGCGCTGTGATATCAGTACCTGCAGTTCTTCCCATGTGTCACTTCTCGTTTCTGGTAGTGCACAAACTTGTTTTGATGACCAG CTTCTAGAGAGCCACATCAAGAATGAAATCATTGAGAAGAGCCAGCTAGTCCGTGCTCTCTCAAATAATGAGGATAAGTTATCATCAAGTGAGCCTTTAACTTCCATGTCCACGGCTTGTGGGGCTTCTACTTTTGAAGTTTGGATGACCCTACCTAAGTGGGCAGCGCAG GTTCTGAAGCATTTAGCACCAGAAATATCATACAGAAGCTTGGTTGCGCTTGGAATTGGTTGTATAAATGGTACTCCTGTTGCTTCATTTGAGAGGCGAGATGCAGACCGCCTTCTTTTCTTCTGCTCAAGTCAGAGCAAAGATTTGGCTAATGAAAATGGTCCATATTTTCATCTGCCAAGATGGTCAGCCTCCCTTACCAAGGACAGAACTAAGGTGGCTTCAGAATCAAGACCAAATCTTTTGGGTGCGAATGGAGTTTTGGAAGACAAGAAACATCTGACGGAAGGGCCTTCCTCGTTCCCATCCTCCCAGGCTAAATTGAAGCCTGCAACTATGAGGCCCATTCCTCACTCTCGaaagcaacaaatgcatccaTTCATGGGTTTACCTGAAACTGGCCTTCATGATACTAGTCTGGTTAAGCCAAGCTTGCCAGCTGCGCCACCTGTGAAGCATAGTTTAGTATCCTCTGCTCCAACTACACACAGAAAATCAACATCGGGGCCATCTCATACTCCATCAGTGATTCAACTGAATCCTCTGCCAATGAAGAAACATGGATGTGATAGGTTGCCTATCCAAGTATGCTCTGAG GAGGACTTCTTGAAGGATGTCATGCAGTTTTTAATTCAGCGGGGTCACAATCGACTTGTACCTCATGGAGGACTTGCTGAATTTCCTGATGCAATCCTTAATGCCAAGCGCCTTGATCTCTATAACTTGTACAAAGAG GTGGTATCTAGAGGTGGATTTTATGTGGGCAATGGCATAAATTGGAAGGGTCAAGTATTCTCAAAGATGCGCAACCATACTGCAACAAATAGAATGACT GGTGTAGGGAACACACTGAAAAGGCACTATGAAACATACTTGTTGGAATATGAGTTAGCGCATGATGATGTGGATGGCGAATGCTGCTTACTTTGTCACAG TAGCGCACCTGGAGATTGGGTGAACTGTGGTTTGTGCGGTGAATGGGCCCACTTCGGTTGTGACAGACGACAAGGACTAGGCACTTTCAAG GATTACGCGAAGACAGATGGACTGGAATACATCTGCCCCCACTGTAGTCTAGCAAACTACAAGAAGAAGCCACCGCCGCCAAAAGTAGCTAACGGTTTTGCAAATACCGCCTCTGTATCAAGAAATGTTTAA